A region of Micromonospora chokoriensis DNA encodes the following proteins:
- a CDS encoding ROK family transcriptional regulator has protein sequence MTIDDAPREALRGGPRELLRWVATGAAVSRADLSRLSGLSPSTVSQRVEALINQGLLEETGAGRSRGGRRPRQLAVPTGGAVVGAIDLGAHHARIGTLDLSGRVVQGRTLPVRIEDGPETVLGALLAEVTALAGEIAPAASGGAPGGAASGGSPASGGGAADALRGIGIGIPGPVQHSTGRIVSPSRMPGWNGFDVAAFCADRVDVPVIVDNDANLMALGAHRTAHAEMDHAVYIKAGTGIGSGVISSGQLHRGAQGSAGDISHCRVVADPAPLCSCGNAGCLEAVASGAALVTALREQGVPVDDLTGVLRLIDDGDRHATALARQAGRAIGEILAVVVNFFNPQVVAIGGRLADCEPLLASMRATLYERCLPLATQTLLIERVATSQDVGITGAAHLVIDHVVAAA, from the coding sequence GTGACGATTGACGACGCGCCACGCGAAGCCCTCCGGGGTGGTCCCCGGGAGCTGCTGCGATGGGTGGCCACCGGAGCTGCCGTCAGTCGTGCCGACCTGTCCCGCCTCTCCGGGCTCTCGCCCTCGACGGTGTCCCAGCGGGTCGAGGCGTTGATCAACCAGGGGTTGCTGGAGGAGACCGGCGCCGGTCGGTCCCGGGGCGGACGACGGCCGCGTCAGCTCGCCGTACCCACCGGCGGCGCCGTGGTCGGTGCCATCGACCTCGGTGCCCACCACGCGCGCATCGGCACACTGGATCTGTCCGGGCGGGTGGTGCAGGGCCGCACCCTGCCGGTCCGCATCGAGGACGGCCCGGAAACCGTGCTGGGCGCACTACTGGCCGAGGTCACCGCACTGGCCGGAGAGATCGCGCCGGCGGCTTCCGGCGGCGCTCCCGGCGGGGCGGCATCCGGTGGGTCGCCGGCCTCCGGCGGCGGGGCGGCGGACGCGCTGCGGGGAATCGGCATCGGCATTCCCGGCCCGGTGCAGCACTCCACCGGACGGATCGTCAGCCCGTCCCGGATGCCCGGCTGGAACGGGTTCGACGTGGCGGCCTTCTGCGCCGACCGCGTCGACGTGCCGGTCATCGTGGACAACGACGCCAACCTGATGGCGCTCGGCGCGCACCGCACCGCACACGCCGAGATGGACCACGCCGTCTACATCAAGGCCGGCACCGGAATCGGCTCCGGGGTGATCTCCAGTGGACAGTTGCACCGGGGTGCCCAGGGATCCGCCGGGGACATCAGCCACTGCCGGGTGGTCGCTGATCCGGCGCCGCTGTGCAGCTGCGGCAACGCCGGCTGCCTGGAGGCGGTGGCCAGCGGCGCGGCCCTGGTCACCGCGCTACGCGAGCAGGGCGTGCCGGTCGACGACCTGACCGGCGTGCTCCGCCTGATCGACGACGGTGACCGGCACGCCACGGCGCTCGCCCGGCAGGCCGGACGGGCCATCGGCGAGATCCTGGCCGTCGTGGTCAACTTCTTCAACCCGCAGGTGGTCGCCATCGGCGGTCGACTCGCCGACTGCGAACCACTGCTGGCCAGCATGCGGGCCACCCTCTACGAGCGGTGCCTGCCGCTGGCCACCCAGACCCTGCTCATCGAGCGGGTCGCCACCAGCCAGGACGTCGGCATCACCGGCGCAGCCCACCTGGTGATCGACCACGTCGTAGCGGCCGCCTGA
- a CDS encoding amino acid ABC transporter ATP-binding protein yields the protein MVSVRGLNKWFGPLHVLKDIDLTVAAGEVVVVVGPSGSGKSTLCRCLNRLETAGQGSIEIDGEPLPAEGRALARLRADVGMVFQSFNLFGHKTVLDNVTLGPTRVRRIARPEARQQAMTLLERVGIADKANHHPAQLSGGQQQRAAIARALAMQPKVLLFDEPTSALDPEMVNEVLDVMVSLASEGMTMIVVTHEMGFARRAADRVVFMDDGRIVESGAPDEFFAAPRTERARDFLSKILQH from the coding sequence ATGGTGTCGGTACGCGGCCTGAACAAGTGGTTCGGTCCGCTGCACGTGCTCAAGGACATCGACCTGACGGTGGCCGCCGGCGAGGTGGTCGTCGTGGTGGGGCCGTCCGGCTCCGGCAAGTCGACACTGTGCCGCTGCCTCAACCGGTTGGAGACGGCCGGGCAGGGCAGCATCGAGATCGACGGTGAGCCGCTGCCGGCCGAGGGACGGGCACTGGCCCGGCTCCGCGCCGACGTCGGCATGGTCTTCCAGTCCTTCAACCTCTTCGGGCACAAGACGGTGCTCGACAACGTCACCCTCGGCCCCACCCGGGTCCGCAGGATCGCCCGACCCGAGGCGCGGCAGCAGGCGATGACCCTGCTGGAACGCGTCGGAATCGCCGACAAGGCGAACCACCACCCGGCCCAACTCTCCGGTGGGCAGCAGCAGCGGGCGGCGATCGCCCGGGCACTGGCCATGCAACCGAAGGTGCTGCTCTTCGACGAGCCGACCTCGGCGCTCGACCCGGAGATGGTCAACGAGGTGCTCGACGTGATGGTCTCCCTCGCCAGCGAGGGGATGACCATGATCGTGGTCACCCACGAGATGGGCTTCGCCCGCCGCGCCGCCGACCGGGTCGTCTTCATGGACGACGGCCGCATCGTCGAATCCGGCGCCCCCGACGAATTCTTCGCAGCTCCGCGTACCGAGCGGGCCCGCGACTTCCTTTCCAAGATCCTCCAGCACTAG
- a CDS encoding copper homeostasis protein CutC: MSTFEICIDSVEGAVAAEEAGADRVELCSALFDGGLTPSLGTIETTLRAVNRIRVHVIVRPRAGDFIYSPFEIEAMERDVRAAVAAGAHGIVIGALTAEGDVDVPTTRRLIAAAGDASITFHRAFDMTRDPHAALEQLIELGVHRVLTSGQEVSVLEGAPLIAELVRRAAGRIIVMPGGGITPRNIARIVEATGADEYHFAALVSSDSPAVHRNPAPLMGGSLNRPEYERSGTSGALVGQVLAAARA; encoded by the coding sequence ATGAGCACATTCGAGATCTGCATCGACAGCGTCGAGGGCGCGGTCGCCGCCGAGGAGGCCGGCGCCGACCGGGTGGAGCTGTGCTCCGCGCTCTTCGACGGTGGGCTGACGCCCAGCCTGGGCACCATCGAGACGACACTGCGCGCCGTCAACCGGATCCGGGTGCACGTGATCGTCCGGCCCCGCGCCGGTGACTTCATCTACTCGCCGTTCGAGATCGAGGCCATGGAGCGGGACGTACGGGCGGCTGTCGCCGCCGGCGCGCACGGCATCGTGATCGGCGCGCTGACCGCCGAGGGCGACGTCGACGTGCCGACCACCCGCCGGTTGATCGCCGCCGCCGGTGACGCCAGCATCACCTTCCACCGCGCGTTCGACATGACCCGCGACCCGCACGCGGCTCTGGAGCAGCTGATCGAGCTGGGCGTGCACCGGGTGCTCACCTCGGGCCAGGAGGTCAGCGTGCTGGAAGGTGCCCCGCTCATCGCCGAGCTGGTACGCCGTGCCGCCGGCCGGATCATCGTCATGCCCGGTGGTGGCATCACCCCGCGCAACATCGCCCGGATCGTCGAGGCGACCGGCGCCGACGAGTACCACTTCGCGGCCCTGGTCAGCTCGGACAGCCCGGCCGTGCACCGCAACCCGGCCCCGCTGATGGGCGGCAGCCTCAACCGGCCCGAGTACGAGCGCTCCGGCACCTCCGGCGCGCTGGTCGGCCAGGTGCTCGCCGCCGCCCGCGCCTGA
- a CDS encoding asparaginase, with translation MTIFRYAELARVVRNGFVESRHYGSVVVLAPDGEVVLAAGVPDEPVLPRSTLKPVQALACRVAAGDELTGPALALAAGSHTGDDRHVELVRAMLAGAGLTEDALGCPVDWPEDEPTRERLIRAGGQRDRIRMNCSGKHAAMLVASVARSWSIHDYLDPEHPLQRETAAAVARMAGTPVAHHAVDGCGAPLFGLPLTGLARTFQALVTAPDGSDEAAVAQAMRQFPEYVGGWHGHPNTDLMRALPGVLAKGGAEGVLGVAAPDGHAVAVKVVDGSPRATTAIALAALDAVGVPVGGADALRQVPVLGGGEPVGAVTAVIDWTAASSRTQATSSRTQATSSRTEATSSRTEKEES, from the coding sequence GTGACCATCTTCCGTTACGCCGAACTGGCTCGGGTCGTCCGCAACGGCTTCGTCGAGAGCCGGCACTACGGCAGCGTCGTGGTGCTCGCGCCGGACGGCGAGGTCGTCCTCGCCGCCGGCGTACCCGACGAGCCGGTGCTCCCCCGGTCCACCCTGAAGCCGGTGCAGGCCCTGGCCTGCCGGGTCGCGGCGGGTGACGAGCTGACCGGCCCGGCGCTGGCGCTCGCGGCCGGCAGCCACACCGGCGACGACCGGCACGTCGAGCTGGTCCGGGCGATGCTGGCCGGTGCCGGCCTGACCGAGGACGCCCTCGGCTGCCCGGTCGACTGGCCGGAGGACGAGCCGACCCGGGAGCGGCTGATCCGCGCCGGCGGGCAGCGCGACCGGATCCGGATGAACTGCTCGGGCAAGCACGCGGCGATGCTCGTTGCCAGCGTCGCCCGGTCCTGGAGCATCCACGACTACCTCGACCCGGAGCACCCGTTGCAGCGGGAGACCGCCGCCGCCGTCGCCCGGATGGCCGGAACGCCCGTCGCGCACCACGCCGTCGACGGTTGCGGTGCGCCCCTGTTCGGCCTGCCGCTGACCGGCCTGGCCCGCACATTCCAGGCGTTGGTCACCGCACCCGACGGCAGCGACGAGGCGGCGGTCGCGCAGGCCATGCGCCAATTCCCGGAGTACGTGGGCGGCTGGCACGGGCACCCCAACACCGACCTGATGCGGGCGCTGCCCGGCGTCCTGGCCAAGGGTGGGGCCGAGGGCGTGCTCGGGGTGGCCGCCCCGGACGGTCACGCCGTCGCGGTCAAGGTGGTCGACGGTTCACCCCGAGCCACCACCGCCATCGCGCTCGCCGCCCTCGACGCCGTCGGCGTGCCGGTGGGCGGAGCCGACGCGCTGCGCCAGGTGCCGGTGCTCGGCGGCGGCGAACCGGTCGGCGCCGTCACGGCCGTCATCGACTGGACCGCGGCGTCGTCTCGCACTCAAGCGACCTCGTCTCGCACTCAAGCGACCTCGTCTCGCACCGAAGCGACGTCGTCTCGCACCGAAAAGGAAGAGTCATGA
- a CDS encoding DUF3152 domain-containing protein encodes MRISARLLVPISLVLVMASGACATGAAEVDHADVVVTTLPDGRVPGSDEGMGSRTPTDDEIPVEASGTFAAATGQGRVIGTGKRRVRYRVSVEKGIEWGDIPAWRPSGFAESIEQVLAAPNGWTTSAKHPVTNAEVRLTRASWSFQRVDTSRADVDVRLATPATVDRLCGASGVDTEGVYSCRYGRTILINLRRWLQGAPGYPVSLDDYHAGVINHEFGHFLGFAHMECPGPGEVGPVMMTQTIDLGGCLPNVSPFAGNGRFISGPWAPS; translated from the coding sequence GTGCGGATCAGTGCACGGCTGCTCGTGCCGATCTCGTTGGTGTTGGTCATGGCGTCCGGCGCCTGCGCCACCGGGGCGGCGGAGGTCGACCACGCCGACGTGGTGGTCACGACACTGCCCGACGGCAGGGTCCCGGGGTCGGACGAGGGCATGGGGTCGCGGACACCGACCGACGACGAGATCCCCGTCGAGGCGTCCGGCACCTTCGCCGCCGCCACCGGTCAGGGGCGCGTGATCGGCACCGGCAAGAGGCGGGTGCGCTACCGCGTCTCGGTGGAGAAGGGGATCGAGTGGGGGGACATCCCCGCCTGGAGGCCGAGTGGGTTCGCTGAGAGCATCGAACAGGTGCTGGCGGCCCCGAACGGCTGGACCACCTCCGCCAAGCATCCGGTCACCAACGCCGAGGTGCGTCTGACCAGAGCGTCATGGTCCTTCCAGCGGGTCGACACCTCGCGCGCCGACGTGGACGTGCGGCTCGCCACTCCGGCCACGGTGGACCGTCTCTGCGGTGCGAGCGGGGTCGACACCGAGGGGGTCTACTCCTGCCGGTACGGGAGGACGATCCTGATCAATCTGCGGCGCTGGCTCCAGGGCGCTCCCGGGTACCCGGTCAGCCTGGACGACTACCACGCCGGGGTGATCAACCACGAGTTCGGTCACTTCCTCGGCTTCGCCCACATGGAGTGCCCCGGTCCCGGTGAGGTCGGCCCGGTCATGATGACCCAGACGATCGATCTCGGCGGGTGTCTGCCCAACGTCAGCCCGTTCGCCGGGAACGGTCGGTTCATCAGCGGTCCGTGGGCACCGTCCTAA
- a CDS encoding amino acid ABC transporter permease, producing MNKTQQILFDEPGPRAQRRIRIATVVGAVLLVGAAVAAVYQFASHGELAAARWEPFTTWPIWRYLLNGLWATVRAAAATAVLSAVLGLLLALGRLSAHRPLRWLAGAYVEIFRTVPTLLLIYVTLFALPQYGMNFPLFWKLVVPLVVSNSAAFAEIFRSGILALDRGQTEAGLAVGLRRGQVMALVVLPQALLQLTPSLVSQLVGLLKDTSLGFVVSYTELLYSGQVLSSYTHLLIQTFLVVALIYLVVNASLSKFARVLQARNGRLGGRRGRRDADLPPPLIEGTTPR from the coding sequence ATGAACAAGACGCAACAGATCCTCTTCGACGAACCCGGACCGCGCGCCCAGCGGCGGATCCGGATCGCCACAGTGGTGGGCGCCGTCCTCCTGGTCGGTGCCGCCGTGGCCGCGGTGTACCAGTTCGCCAGTCACGGCGAGTTGGCCGCCGCCCGGTGGGAGCCGTTCACCACCTGGCCGATCTGGCGGTACCTGCTCAACGGCCTCTGGGCCACTGTCCGGGCCGCCGCCGCGACCGCGGTGCTCAGCGCCGTACTCGGACTGCTGCTGGCGCTCGGACGCCTCTCCGCCCACCGACCGCTGCGCTGGCTGGCCGGCGCGTACGTGGAGATCTTCCGGACCGTTCCCACCCTGCTGCTCATCTACGTGACGCTCTTCGCCCTGCCGCAGTACGGGATGAACTTCCCGCTCTTCTGGAAGCTCGTGGTGCCGCTGGTGGTGTCCAACTCGGCGGCGTTCGCGGAGATCTTCCGGTCCGGCATCCTGGCCCTGGACCGGGGGCAGACCGAGGCCGGCCTGGCCGTCGGGCTGCGCCGCGGACAGGTGATGGCGCTGGTGGTCCTGCCCCAGGCGCTGCTCCAACTCACCCCGTCCCTGGTCAGCCAACTCGTCGGGCTGCTCAAGGACACCTCGCTCGGCTTCGTGGTCAGCTACACCGAGCTGCTCTACAGCGGGCAGGTGCTGTCGTCGTACACCCATCTGCTGATCCAGACGTTCCTGGTGGTGGCGCTGATCTACCTCGTGGTCAACGCCTCGCTGTCGAAGTTCGCCCGCGTACTCCAGGCACGGAACGGCCGCCTCGGCGGCCGGCGCGGACGACGCGACGCCGACCTGCCCCCACCGCTCATCGAAGGGACCACCCCCCGGTGA
- a CDS encoding glutamate ABC transporter substrate-binding protein: protein MSILKMSFTGRRSLALTATAVAVALAATGCGGDSGSSAPKLPGNPGLGGDGVVAQSVYDAAPVATDADIPAGSTMDAIRKRGYLNIGGSLDAPLLAQQNPVSGTIEGFDADMAKLLAKYIIGKPEVKTTTIGTQTREAMLQAKSVDAVFQTYTITPQRATQVAFAGPYLTSGLAVGVRKDDTSIKSVKDLAGKTVIVGANTPAVTALPSAAPGSKQIAFGTDPQALQALLQKRGDAYVQDFTLLASGAKANPGMKVVGEPFTTEAYGIGLNREDAQFKEFVNNWLKKIQADGTWAKVWEGTLGSVVEGGAPTPPALGSADGS from the coding sequence ATGTCAATCCTCAAGATGAGCTTCACCGGGCGGCGTTCGCTCGCCCTCACCGCCACCGCCGTGGCGGTGGCCCTCGCCGCCACCGGTTGCGGCGGTGACAGCGGCAGCAGCGCCCCGAAGCTGCCGGGCAACCCCGGCCTCGGCGGCGACGGCGTGGTCGCCCAGTCGGTGTACGACGCCGCTCCGGTCGCCACCGACGCGGACATCCCGGCCGGCTCGACCATGGACGCGATCCGCAAGCGCGGCTACCTGAACATCGGCGGGTCCCTGGACGCGCCGCTGCTCGCCCAGCAGAACCCGGTCAGCGGCACCATCGAGGGCTTCGACGCCGACATGGCGAAGCTGCTGGCGAAGTACATCATCGGCAAGCCCGAGGTGAAGACGACGACCATCGGCACCCAGACCCGGGAGGCCATGCTCCAGGCCAAGTCGGTCGACGCCGTCTTCCAGACGTACACGATCACCCCGCAGCGGGCCACCCAGGTCGCGTTCGCCGGGCCCTACCTCACCTCCGGCCTCGCGGTCGGGGTCCGCAAGGACGACACCTCGATCAAGAGCGTCAAGGACCTCGCCGGCAAGACCGTCATCGTCGGGGCGAACACCCCTGCGGTCACCGCGCTGCCCTCGGCCGCTCCCGGCTCGAAGCAGATCGCCTTCGGCACCGACCCGCAGGCGTTGCAGGCGCTGCTCCAGAAGCGCGGCGACGCGTACGTGCAGGACTTCACGCTGCTCGCCTCGGGCGCCAAGGCCAACCCGGGGATGAAGGTGGTCGGCGAGCCGTTCACCACCGAGGCGTACGGCATCGGCCTCAACCGGGAGGACGCGCAGTTCAAGGAGTTCGTCAACAACTGGCTGAAGAAGATCCAGGCCGACGGAACCTGGGCGAAGGTCTGGGAAGGCACCCTCGGCTCGGTGGTGGAGGGCGGCGCGCCCACCCCGCCCGCCCTCGGTTCCGCCGACGGATCCTGA
- a CDS encoding amino acid ABC transporter permease → MDALTAHLSELGHGLVTTVELTVVTTIGAMLLGIVVATLRIAPVPLLRAIGTAYVEVFQNLPLLALLVLFVFALPTIGITFPLFTSAAIVIAVYEGAYLAEAIRAGINTVGVGQAEAARAIGLTFGQSLRHVILPQGLRAVIQPIGNICIALLMNTSLAAAVGVVELTQAANNVNLVEAQPIAVFTGAGLAYMLLALIIGQVTGLLERRLAIVR, encoded by the coding sequence ATGGACGCCCTCACCGCCCACCTGAGCGAGCTCGGCCACGGCCTGGTCACGACGGTCGAACTGACCGTCGTGACCACCATCGGCGCGATGCTGCTGGGCATCGTCGTCGCCACCCTGCGGATCGCACCCGTCCCGCTGCTGCGCGCCATCGGCACGGCGTACGTCGAGGTGTTCCAGAACCTGCCGCTGCTGGCCCTGCTGGTGCTCTTCGTCTTCGCCCTGCCCACCATCGGCATCACGTTCCCGCTGTTCACGTCCGCCGCGATCGTCATCGCCGTGTACGAGGGGGCGTACCTGGCCGAGGCGATCCGCGCCGGGATCAACACGGTCGGCGTCGGCCAGGCCGAGGCGGCCCGCGCCATCGGGTTGACCTTCGGGCAGTCCCTGCGGCACGTGATCCTGCCGCAGGGGCTGCGGGCGGTCATCCAGCCGATCGGCAACATCTGCATCGCGCTGCTGATGAACACCTCGCTGGCCGCCGCCGTCGGCGTGGTCGAGCTGACCCAGGCCGCCAACAACGTGAACCTGGTCGAGGCCCAACCGATCGCCGTCTTCACCGGCGCGGGCCTCGCCTACATGCTGCTGGCGCTGATCATCGGTCAGGTCACCGGCCTGCTCGAACGAAGGCTGGCGATCGTCCGATGA
- a CDS encoding HNH endonuclease, producing the protein MKAYVGVTDGDWSRFLAARPHLTEVNFWRPAGSRVFRALSPGEPFFFKSHHPHNSVVGGGFFSGFAQLRISEAWDLFREGNGVPDLAAMRRIVGRYRSDPIAASEDPLIGCVLIRDTVFFPADEPSEPPPLFAPNVVQGKGYDVADHAASGYFEMLMGRLLGASVEIDLSQPWHRPGPVFGDPRLMPNRLGQQSFKAVVLDAYGRRCAITGDRIQPVLQAAHIRPLPAGGEHRLDNGLLLRSDVHTLFDHGYLGVDPKYRLMVSPRLRAEFGNGEQFYARAGTAIAVPAAARDRPHRQFLEWHLDEVYQAA; encoded by the coding sequence GTGAAGGCCTATGTCGGAGTGACCGACGGGGATTGGTCGCGGTTTCTGGCTGCTCGCCCGCACCTCACCGAAGTCAACTTTTGGCGTCCTGCGGGTTCTCGGGTCTTTCGCGCGCTGTCACCCGGCGAGCCCTTCTTCTTCAAAAGCCACCACCCGCACAACAGCGTGGTGGGCGGCGGCTTCTTCAGCGGGTTCGCGCAGTTGCGCATCTCAGAGGCGTGGGACCTGTTCCGGGAGGGAAACGGGGTCCCGGACCTCGCCGCGATGCGGCGAATCGTCGGACGCTACCGGTCTGATCCGATCGCCGCCTCAGAGGACCCGCTTATCGGCTGCGTCCTCATCCGCGACACCGTCTTCTTCCCCGCCGATGAGCCATCCGAACCGCCGCCACTGTTTGCCCCTAACGTTGTGCAGGGCAAGGGTTACGACGTCGCGGACCACGCCGCGTCTGGGTACTTCGAGATGTTGATGGGACGACTGCTCGGAGCATCCGTCGAGATCGACCTCAGCCAGCCGTGGCACCGGCCCGGACCGGTGTTCGGAGATCCGCGGCTGATGCCGAACCGGTTGGGGCAGCAGTCGTTCAAGGCTGTGGTGCTTGACGCGTATGGCCGCCGGTGTGCGATCACCGGTGACCGGATCCAGCCGGTGCTCCAGGCGGCACACATCAGGCCGCTGCCGGCGGGTGGCGAGCACAGGTTGGACAACGGGCTGTTGCTCCGGTCCGATGTGCATACTCTCTTCGACCACGGCTACTTGGGCGTCGACCCCAAGTACCGCCTGATGGTCAGTCCCCGCCTACGGGCCGAGTTCGGCAACGGAGAGCAATTCTATGCCCGTGCCGGCACCGCGATCGCTGTTCCGGCCGCAGCTCGCGACCGTCCGCATCGTCAGTTCCTCGAATGGCATCTCGACGAGGTGTATCAGGCGGCCTGA
- a CDS encoding AAA family ATPase, whose protein sequence is MLLSFRFANHRSFRDEQQLNLTPAYRTDEHEHAVRVAGIFGANASGKSNCLDALAFMRRFVIFSDRDVEPGLGVAREPYLMTAEALEAPSHYVVDLDLNGVRHTYGFTLDNDAVLDEWLYHYPLKRKRRVFERNGDTFAWGEDSNQRLLLERIAEVTAPTALFVSTVVRFDHRQAAPEGDPLRAVYRWFQRMFTRSQPHVGGSYRSGWPQSDASRRTLVELLRAADVGIVDVVEVATTVTDEQPALFRPSDLAANERRMLRNARNRASRERRRLTFAHQGPAGEVQFELAEESTGTQQLLGLAIEAADVLSQGGTMCVDEIDASLHPLLTAKLIGLFQSAASNPRHSQLIFTSHDAALLGTIDTEEILHRDEIWFAEKDADGASTLYPLTEFKPRKEGENRQRRYLNGNYGAVPDLSTYLFEQALAARGPVDGEVTD, encoded by the coding sequence ATGCTGTTGAGTTTTCGCTTCGCCAACCACCGGTCGTTCCGCGACGAGCAACAACTCAACCTCACGCCGGCTTACCGCACTGACGAACACGAGCATGCGGTCCGAGTGGCCGGCATCTTCGGTGCCAACGCCTCTGGTAAGTCCAACTGCCTGGACGCTCTGGCCTTCATGCGCCGCTTCGTGATCTTCTCTGATCGAGACGTCGAGCCGGGGCTCGGCGTGGCTCGTGAGCCGTACCTCATGACGGCTGAAGCCCTCGAAGCCCCGTCCCACTACGTCGTCGACCTTGATCTCAACGGGGTGCGGCACACCTACGGTTTCACCCTGGACAACGACGCCGTCCTTGACGAGTGGCTCTACCACTATCCGCTGAAGAGGAAGCGGCGGGTCTTCGAGCGCAACGGCGACACCTTCGCCTGGGGTGAGGACTCGAACCAACGTCTGCTGCTGGAGCGGATCGCTGAGGTCACCGCTCCCACCGCCCTCTTCGTCAGCACCGTCGTCCGCTTCGATCACCGACAAGCCGCGCCGGAGGGCGACCCACTGCGCGCTGTCTACCGGTGGTTCCAACGCATGTTCACCCGGAGCCAACCCCACGTGGGCGGCAGCTATCGATCCGGCTGGCCGCAGAGCGACGCCAGCCGGCGCACCCTGGTCGAGCTGTTGCGGGCGGCCGACGTGGGCATCGTCGACGTGGTCGAGGTGGCCACCACGGTGACCGACGAGCAGCCCGCGCTCTTCCGGCCCTCAGACTTGGCCGCCAACGAGCGAAGGATGCTGCGGAACGCACGCAACAGGGCGAGCCGGGAGCGGAGGCGGTTGACGTTCGCCCACCAGGGCCCGGCAGGCGAGGTCCAATTCGAGTTGGCCGAGGAGTCGACCGGAACCCAACAGCTACTCGGCCTCGCGATCGAAGCCGCCGATGTTCTCAGCCAGGGCGGCACCATGTGCGTGGACGAGATAGACGCCAGCCTGCATCCACTGCTCACCGCGAAGCTCATCGGCCTGTTCCAGTCCGCCGCGTCGAACCCCCGGCACAGTCAGCTCATCTTCACCAGTCACGATGCGGCTCTGCTTGGCACCATCGACACCGAAGAGATTCTGCACCGTGACGAGATCTGGTTCGCGGAGAAGGACGCCGATGGGGCATCCACCCTGTATCCGCTGACCGAATTCAAGCCGCGCAAGGAGGGCGAGAACCGCCAACGGCGGTACCTCAATGGCAACTACGGCGCGGTTCCGGACCTTTCGACGTATCTGTTCGAGCAGGCGCTCGCGGCCCGAGGACCGGTGGATGGCGAAGTCACAGACTGA